A genomic region of Alligator mississippiensis isolate rAllMis1 chromosome 4, rAllMis1, whole genome shotgun sequence contains the following coding sequences:
- the ARL1 gene encoding ADP-ribosylation factor-like protein 1, which produces MRRPPGRPRRESRATSGGWKGRGRKGRALRSPGCGSARRGSSRRRPRSGVAEQRLVMGGFFSTIFSSLFGTREMRILILGLDGAGKTTILYRLQVGEVVTTIPTIGFNVETVTYKNLKFQVWDLGGQTSIRPYWRCYYSNTDAVIYVVDSCDRDRIGISKSELVAMLEEEELKKAILVVFANKQDMEQAMTPTEMANSLGLPALKDRKWQIFKTSATKGTGLDEAMEWLVETLKSRQ; this is translated from the exons ATGCGCAGACCCCCCGGCCGCCCTCGCCGTGAGTCCCGCGCTACGTCTGGCGGCTGGAAGGGGCGGGGCCGGAAGGGGCGGGCGCTGCGCTCACCTGGCTGCGGAAGCGCTCGACGTGGAAGCAGCAGGCGGCGGCCTCGGTCTGGTGTCGCGGAGCAACGGCTCGTCATGG ggGGCTTTTTTTCAACCATCTTTTCCAGTTTGTTTGGCACGCGGGAGATGAGAATTTTGATCTTGGGACTTGATGGGGCAGGAAAGACAACAATTCTCTACAGATTACAAGTTGGAGAAGTTGTTACCACTATTCCCA caaTTGGTTTCAACGTTGAGACAGTAACATATAAGAATCTTAAATTTCAAGTCTGGGATTTGGGAGGACAGACAAGTATCAG GCCATATTGGCGATGTTACTACTCAAATACAGATGCAGTCATTTATGTAGTAGACAGCTGTGATCGAGACAGAATTGGCATTTCAAAATCGGAACTTGTCGCTATGTTGGAG GAAGAAGAGCTGAAGAAAGCCATTTTAGTGGTGTTTGCAAACAAGCAGGACATGGAACAGGCCATGACTCCTACAGAAATGGCAAACTCGCTTGGACTACCAGCTTTGAAGGACCGAAAATGGCAGATCTTCAAGACTTCTGCAACCAAAGGCACTGGGCTTGATGAGGCCATGGAATG GCTGGTGGAGACGTTGAAGAGCCGACAGTAA